One stretch of Cohnella algarum DNA includes these proteins:
- a CDS encoding phosphate/phosphite/phosphonate ABC transporter substrate-binding protein yields MSKKFTTLAMMLALVFVFLAGCGSNNSNSGSGGNASESASPSPSASPSASESPSASPSESPTGYVPTTLTVQFVPSQNADTLEAKAKPLEKLLSDQLGIEVKVSVSTDYNTIIEAMASKQVDVGFLPPTAYVLAKEKGAAEVILQAQRYGIDDATGAETTELVNGYKSMIIVKKDSPIQSVADLKGKKIAYQNVTSSAGYVWPAAALMDAGLDPLNDVEPITVKGHDQGVIAVLNGDVDAAAIFQDARNTVKNDYPTVFEDTRVLTFTEFIPNDTISVRSDMDPAFIEKLKAAFIAIGKDPEGGQIIFDIYSHRGYVESEDSIFDIVREYNEKVKTE; encoded by the coding sequence ATGTCAAAGAAATTCACAACACTTGCCATGATGCTTGCTCTGGTATTCGTATTCCTTGCAGGTTGCGGCAGCAACAATTCGAACAGCGGCTCCGGCGGCAACGCGTCCGAAAGCGCGTCTCCGAGTCCCAGCGCGTCGCCTTCCGCATCCGAGTCGCCGAGCGCATCGCCTTCGGAATCGCCGACCGGCTACGTTCCGACCACGCTGACGGTTCAATTCGTACCTTCGCAAAACGCCGACACGCTCGAAGCGAAAGCCAAACCGCTGGAAAAGCTTCTCAGCGATCAGCTCGGCATCGAAGTCAAAGTCAGCGTCTCTACCGACTATAACACGATTATCGAAGCGATGGCTTCCAAGCAAGTCGACGTCGGCTTCCTGCCTCCGACCGCTTACGTTCTCGCGAAGGAAAAGGGCGCGGCCGAAGTAATTCTGCAAGCGCAGCGTTACGGCATCGACGACGCGACCGGCGCGGAAACGACGGAGCTGGTCAACGGCTACAAATCGATGATCATCGTGAAAAAGGACTCCCCGATCCAATCGGTAGCGGATCTGAAAGGGAAGAAAATCGCCTACCAGAACGTCACCTCCTCCGCCGGTTACGTATGGCCCGCGGCGGCGCTGATGGATGCCGGGCTGGATCCGCTGAACGACGTCGAGCCGATTACGGTCAAAGGCCATGACCAAGGCGTCATCGCTGTCCTGAACGGCGACGTGGATGCGGCCGCCATCTTCCAGGACGCCCGCAACACGGTGAAGAACGACTATCCGACCGTCTTCGAAGACACCCGCGTACTGACGTTCACGGAATTCATCCCGAACGACACGATCTCGGTCCGCTCCGACATGGACCCGGCCTTCATCGAAAAGCTGAAAGCGGCGTTCATCGCGATCGGCAAGGATCCGGAAGGCGGACAAATCATTTTCGACATTTACTCCCACCGCGGTTATGTCGAATCCGAAGACAGCATCTTCGATATCGTCCGCGAATACAATGAAAAAGTAAAAACCGAGTAA
- the phnC gene encoding phosphonate ABC transporter ATP-binding protein encodes MIELRNVSKTYPNGTKGLNNINLTFEKGEFIVIVGLSGAGKSTLLRSINRLHEITEGDILIEGKSITSAKGAALRRIRRDIGMVFQSFNLVKRSSVIRNVLAGRVGYHSGFRTLFGFPKEDINLALQALGRVNIAEKAYIRADQLSGGQQQRVAIARVLAQEAKIILADEPVASLDPLTTKQVMDDLKKINQELGITTIVNLHYIDLAREYATRIVGLRAGEVVFDGPVAEATDEKFAEIYGRPIQEDELLGESAV; translated from the coding sequence GTGATCGAACTCCGCAACGTATCCAAGACGTATCCCAACGGAACAAAGGGTCTGAACAACATTAATTTGACCTTCGAAAAAGGCGAGTTCATCGTCATCGTCGGGCTGTCCGGCGCCGGCAAGTCGACGCTGCTGCGTTCGATCAACCGGCTGCACGAAATTACGGAAGGCGACATTCTCATCGAAGGCAAGTCGATTACGTCGGCCAAAGGCGCCGCGCTGCGCCGGATTCGCCGCGACATCGGCATGGTGTTTCAGAGCTTCAACCTGGTCAAGCGTTCCTCGGTCATTCGCAACGTTCTGGCCGGACGCGTCGGTTATCATTCCGGCTTCCGTACGCTGTTCGGGTTTCCAAAAGAGGACATCAACCTGGCCCTGCAAGCGCTGGGACGGGTTAATATAGCGGAAAAAGCGTACATCAGGGCCGACCAGCTGTCCGGCGGCCAGCAGCAGCGCGTCGCGATCGCCCGGGTGCTGGCGCAGGAAGCGAAGATCATTCTCGCCGACGAGCCCGTCGCTTCCCTGGACCCGCTGACAACCAAGCAGGTCATGGACGATTTGAAAAAAATCAACCAGGAGCTCGGCATCACGACAATCGTCAACCTCCACTATATCGACCTGGCGCGGGAATACGCGACGCGCATCGTCGGGCTGCGGGCCGGCGAGGTCGTATTCGACGGACCGGTCGCCGAGGCGACGGACGAAAAGTTCGCGGAAATCTACGGCCGTCCGATCCAGGAAGACGAGCTGCTGGGAGAGAGCGCCGTATGA